The following are encoded together in the Halopiger aswanensis genome:
- a CDS encoding DUF7563 family protein: protein MVGVTTVLRTSTSRSTCLHCGSFVTDRFRRVYGDDADRAHRCSECDSYPRLSRGSAAGKEVEIPDPETSPGRHGGDSDR, encoded by the coding sequence GTGGTCGGCGTGACGACCGTCCTGCGGACGTCGACCAGTCGATCGACGTGCCTCCACTGCGGTTCGTTCGTCACCGATCGATTCCGTCGAGTCTACGGTGATGATGCTGACCGGGCTCACCGCTGTTCCGAGTGCGATTCTTACCCACGATTAAGCCGTGGGTCGGCCGCCGGGAAAGAGGTCGAGATACCAGATCCAGAGACCTCACCGGGTCGTCATGGGGGTGACTCGGACCGATGA
- a CDS encoding DNA adenine methylase: MKSAFPYIGGKTRLARWVIDHLPEHTTYVEPFGGSASVLLNKPRSDVEIFNDKDSDVVTFFRVARERPDELAEWCRYTPFSEQLHDEWADEFFSGERPDDDVEHAGKWLFLRYSQYAGKVSRKSGFKRESPRDEKGSRNARNWVNAPERIEYVAERFRGVSVVHEDYQDVVERYDSPETVFYIDPPYYQKEDLYRESAEHAALEQTLCDVDGHVLVSYTEIPPGLYEGDTWNVVERTVTHSAAGTGKTADERLIMNFEPSTEREFTQRTLTDAVDARQARPDGGDSR; encoded by the coding sequence ATGAAAAGCGCGTTCCCGTACATCGGTGGGAAGACGCGCCTAGCTCGGTGGGTAATCGATCACCTACCGGAACACACCACCTATGTCGAACCGTTCGGCGGGTCGGCGTCGGTGTTGTTGAACAAACCACGAAGCGACGTCGAGATCTTCAACGACAAGGACAGCGACGTCGTGACGTTCTTCCGGGTTGCCCGCGAGCGGCCGGACGAACTCGCGGAGTGGTGTCGGTATACGCCGTTTTCAGAACAGCTTCACGACGAGTGGGCCGACGAGTTCTTCAGCGGCGAGCGGCCAGACGACGACGTCGAGCACGCCGGGAAGTGGTTGTTCCTCCGGTACAGTCAGTACGCGGGGAAAGTATCGCGTAAAAGCGGGTTCAAACGCGAGAGTCCCCGCGACGAGAAGGGTAGCCGGAACGCGAGAAACTGGGTCAACGCGCCGGAGCGAATCGAGTACGTCGCCGAGCGGTTCCGCGGCGTCTCGGTTGTTCACGAGGACTACCAAGACGTCGTCGAGCGGTACGATTCCCCCGAGACAGTCTTCTACATTGATCCACCGTACTACCAGAAAGAGGACCTGTACCGGGAATCTGCCGAGCACGCCGCCCTCGAGCAGACCCTTTGTGATGTCGACGGACATGTTCTCGTCTCCTATACTGAGATCCCGCCCGGACTGTACGAAGGTGATACCTGGAACGTCGTCGAACGGACGGTGACTCATTCCGCGGCAGGAACCGGGAAGACGGCAGACGAGCGGCTGATCATGAACTTTGAGCCGTCGACAGAACGGGAGTTTACCCAGCGAACGCTCACTGACGCGGTCGACGCTCGACAGGCCCGGCCAGACGGGGGTGATTCCCGGTGA
- a CDS encoding DUF488 family protein, N3 subclade: MTVHTTYFGGISQFDPPEGDDVFGVVRYPKDFVERVTDRNIPAVAPPGDLLNAYKTVENAAEEDDEPNPAAIAWNSVDYERRYLGYLERDGPQALIDELADRARERDIWLVCWEKDARWCHRRLLANVVVERLEDSEVVHHPDPSTIPVNTAGDEPSDSTDETATLRDFAEAGGD; encoded by the coding sequence GTGACGGTCCATACGACGTACTTCGGCGGAATCTCACAGTTCGATCCGCCTGAGGGAGACGATGTCTTCGGCGTAGTCCGATACCCGAAGGATTTCGTCGAACGGGTCACCGACCGGAATATCCCAGCAGTCGCGCCGCCGGGGGATCTACTGAACGCCTACAAGACCGTCGAGAACGCCGCCGAGGAAGACGACGAGCCCAACCCCGCGGCAATCGCTTGGAACTCCGTCGACTACGAACGCCGGTATCTCGGGTACCTCGAGCGGGACGGTCCCCAGGCGCTGATCGACGAGTTGGCCGATCGCGCACGCGAGCGTGATATCTGGTTGGTGTGCTGGGAGAAGGACGCCCGGTGGTGTCACCGCCGACTGCTCGCGAACGTCGTCGTCGAGCGCCTCGAGGATTCCGAGGTAGTCCATCACCCGGACCCATCGACGATTCCGGTCAATACTGCTGGCGACGAACCCAGCGATAGCACCGATGAGACAGCCACATTGCGAGACTTTGCGGAGGCTGGAGGGGACTGA
- a CDS encoding DUF7845 domain-containing protein, giving the protein MTQVETTPHESEGRWKWPDWGRGPYDALSSVMLGPPFEGYLELDVEVDGEPWHLEVSYSKSGFAPRLSDGINAERLYEWDIRGRGRGERKASFNISPRFPNMRHWETGELVNLPWENQVGEVDGVDVEFHVSNIEPGHGLELLPEFFAAIFEHAGERVHPEYFRADPHSASRMWAYERYVRIRRQWAEKLASAGVLQKVVHFLSDLEGVKAELYLDNEEVINHQNRLILDPTSAAKLLPGHTYGRKFEIYQLADPDAVSKDHPSYHPKVEVLVNKSMNDGEAWAWADRHEVTEQIEETLLNALHWEDIPLGPDGNDVYVPDDHFDAVAREESVELYEDPTPRLEAKTDHLLMTTLRDMGETAREVTETVATDGGSTVDGLADELGKHPATIYRAIEDLGDILELDQGEISFRARKYQEELRALVESAEYAIESFADRIQHVMGLADHIADSSPFQRWLAENGAEIQYDENGDPRTVRIDTILSELKSSSFENVRTIAAEALEKWRKSGNDPALLRRAQLTWKAPGGGTEVGFVGAIADR; this is encoded by the coding sequence ATGACGCAAGTCGAAACGACACCTCACGAAAGCGAGGGGCGCTGGAAGTGGCCCGACTGGGGCCGTGGTCCGTACGATGCCCTCTCATCGGTTATGCTCGGGCCGCCCTTCGAGGGCTACCTGGAGCTGGACGTCGAGGTTGACGGCGAACCGTGGCACCTCGAGGTGAGCTACAGCAAGTCGGGGTTCGCACCACGGCTATCGGACGGAATCAACGCCGAGCGATTGTACGAGTGGGACATCCGCGGACGCGGGCGCGGCGAGCGAAAGGCGTCGTTCAATATCTCGCCGCGGTTCCCGAACATGCGTCACTGGGAGACCGGCGAGCTGGTGAATCTCCCCTGGGAGAATCAGGTCGGCGAGGTCGACGGCGTCGACGTCGAGTTCCACGTCAGTAACATCGAACCCGGCCACGGCCTCGAGTTGCTGCCGGAGTTCTTCGCGGCGATCTTCGAGCACGCAGGCGAGCGCGTGCATCCGGAGTACTTTCGCGCGGATCCGCACTCGGCCAGCCGCATGTGGGCGTACGAGCGCTACGTTCGTATCCGTCGGCAGTGGGCTGAAAAGCTCGCATCGGCCGGTGTCCTGCAGAAAGTAGTTCATTTCCTCTCGGACCTCGAGGGCGTGAAGGCGGAACTGTACCTGGACAACGAGGAAGTGATCAACCACCAGAACCGGCTGATTCTCGATCCGACGTCGGCTGCGAAGTTGCTGCCGGGACACACCTACGGGCGGAAATTCGAGATTTACCAACTGGCTGATCCGGACGCGGTGTCGAAGGATCACCCGTCGTACCATCCGAAGGTGGAAGTCCTAGTGAACAAGTCGATGAACGACGGCGAGGCATGGGCATGGGCAGACCGCCACGAAGTGACCGAGCAGATCGAGGAGACGCTATTGAACGCACTTCACTGGGAGGATATTCCGCTCGGACCTGATGGGAACGACGTGTACGTCCCCGACGATCACTTCGACGCTGTCGCTCGAGAGGAGTCAGTCGAACTCTATGAAGATCCAACGCCGCGCCTCGAGGCGAAGACGGATCACCTGTTGATGACGACGTTGCGGGACATGGGCGAGACCGCGCGCGAAGTGACCGAGACGGTCGCAACCGATGGCGGTAGTACCGTCGACGGCCTGGCCGACGAACTCGGCAAGCACCCCGCGACGATCTACCGGGCGATCGAAGACCTCGGCGACATCCTCGAGCTGGACCAGGGCGAGATTTCGTTCCGGGCGCGCAAGTACCAGGAGGAGTTGCGCGCGCTCGTCGAGTCGGCAGAGTACGCAATCGAGAGTTTTGCTGATCGAATTCAGCACGTGATGGGCTTGGCCGATCACATCGCCGATTCATCGCCATTCCAGCGGTGGCTCGCCGAGAACGGCGCTGAAATCCAGTACGACGAGAACGGCGATCCGCGGACCGTCCGAATCGATACGATCCTTTCCGAACTGAAGTCGAGTAGCTTCGAGAATGTGCGGACGATCGCCGCCGAGGCGCTCGAGAAGTGGCGGAAGTCGGGCAACGACCCGGCGCTGTTACGCCGTGCTCAGTTGACCTGGAAGGCTCCGGGCGGCGGCACCGAGGTTGGATTCGTCGGTGCGATCGCCGACCGCTGA
- a CDS encoding DUF7563 family protein, with protein MARNHHCQHCNAVISSDFVRVFGQNGKAFACPDCETWEAIYRGAATSEHASKTPMSSAKPTDADTSTARVTLDDLQDNRPQSLQDDGTSSTIHRDCAFEQLAYE; from the coding sequence ATGGCTCGAAACCACCACTGCCAGCACTGCAACGCTGTCATCAGTAGCGATTTTGTCCGTGTTTTCGGTCAGAACGGGAAGGCCTTCGCCTGTCCCGACTGTGAAACATGGGAAGCGATCTATCGTGGTGCCGCTACCAGCGAACACGCGTCTAAAACTCCTATGTCGTCAGCGAAACCAACTGACGCTGACACCAGCACAGCCCGGGTGACGCTCGACGATCTCCAAGATAATCGACCTCAGTCTCTCCAAGATGACGGTACCTCATCAACAATCCACCGCGACTGTGCCTTCGAGCAGCTCGCTTACGAGTAG
- a CDS encoding AbrB/MazE/SpoVT family DNA-binding domain-containing protein — protein sequence MPPERSVLIGRRTVIETGNSQGVTIPQEVLADMDLKVGHEVTLVYDRENERVAVERAPESGGVF from the coding sequence ATGCCACCGGAACGCTCGGTACTGATCGGCCGGCGGACAGTGATCGAAACGGGCAACTCGCAAGGCGTGACGATCCCACAGGAGGTCTTAGCGGACATGGACCTCAAGGTCGGCCACGAGGTGACACTGGTGTACGACCGAGAGAATGAACGCGTAGCCGTCGAACGCGCGCCGGAGTCAGGCGGGGTGTTCTGA
- a CDS encoding DUF7386 family protein: MTKRTSLKLTDERQRKLDKASSIVAEDEYDDPPMSVVIDAALTHLVESKQNIDNARGDIDPETIQTVANTSVIGLRYRTSIESKWR, translated from the coding sequence ATGACCAAACGCACCAGCTTGAAACTCACCGACGAACGGCAACGAAAACTCGACAAGGCCAGCTCAATTGTTGCAGAAGATGAATATGACGACCCACCGATGAGCGTGGTGATCGACGCTGCGCTTACGCACTTGGTAGAAAGTAAGCAGAATATCGACAACGCCCGCGGTGATATCGACCCGGAGACGATCCAGACGGTTGCGAATACGTCTGTGATTGGGCTCAGATATCGGACAAGCATTGAAAGCAAATGGCGATAG
- a CDS encoding SIR2 family protein, translated as MLSDRSSHRQWATKKLKETIDEYDLRPILFIGSGISQRYLDDAPSWDGLLRELINECPDTHIDYPLEYYKQKYSNPRIGTEIADAYAEWAWEVRETSIFPDWTYEHENREVFLKQKVSEKFDDLSPDSIEDFDKNIEEAKILQEIGPHAIITTNYDTVIEEVFPDEYNTIVGEQVYDVDFTSIGEIYKIHGCTNEPESIIITENDYQRFLNRKKYLSAKLLTYFAEHPVVILGYDITDQNVTTILSDLDTVTTDDENDLLENIFHIDFTRGISNNDDLQKYSVVNHEDGGRSRVRSISAEDYSWIYETLTYESELSAVKIKHLRELMNNTYKVVTQDAPRKKVQIEILQQASDEDELTNMLGVLPMDGDSESADILRKYLINQKESETRDGENLQTNLELATLTFIGDKNQTLSSDEVVLMMRKEIDELDWNDDRCELLIHSSLENGLHGVEWLLMHNEDISEVLHDIAGKVGKKNKAQRLEYILYVLGEEEPLQTLSENESIQQYKLNYEEFLENINNPVEERVGRYGASDTIHYPDGETTYDELLGDQEKTEKVLNSLNEAILPDTGVELGRTNPKMYFRAAELVKIANVTGLTND; from the coding sequence ATGTTATCGGATCGGAGTTCTCATCGCCAATGGGCCACTAAGAAACTAAAAGAGACAATTGATGAATACGATTTGAGACCCATATTATTTATCGGATCTGGTATCTCTCAAAGATATCTTGATGATGCACCCAGTTGGGATGGGCTATTAAGGGAATTAATAAACGAATGTCCGGACACGCACATTGATTACCCGTTGGAGTATTACAAACAAAAATATAGCAATCCACGCATTGGAACAGAAATTGCAGATGCTTATGCTGAGTGGGCGTGGGAAGTAAGAGAAACCTCAATATTTCCCGACTGGACATATGAACATGAAAATAGGGAGGTGTTTCTGAAACAAAAGGTATCGGAGAAGTTTGACGACCTCTCACCAGACTCTATCGAAGACTTCGATAAAAATATTGAAGAAGCAAAGATTCTTCAAGAGATAGGACCCCACGCAATCATCACGACAAACTATGATACCGTGATCGAAGAGGTGTTCCCCGACGAATATAACACAATTGTTGGTGAACAAGTGTATGACGTTGACTTCACGAGTATTGGTGAAATCTACAAAATCCACGGATGTACTAATGAACCGGAGAGTATCATTATAACTGAAAACGATTACCAGAGATTTTTGAATAGAAAGAAGTATTTGAGCGCAAAACTACTCACCTACTTTGCAGAACACCCTGTTGTTATTTTAGGATATGATATCACAGACCAGAATGTTACCACTATTCTTTCTGACTTAGATACTGTTACCACTGATGATGAAAATGATCTTCTAGAGAATATTTTCCATATAGATTTTACAAGAGGAATATCCAATAATGATGATTTGCAGAAATATAGTGTGGTCAATCATGAAGATGGTGGGAGATCTCGCGTACGTTCTATCAGTGCAGAAGATTACAGTTGGATTTATGAGACACTCACCTATGAATCTGAACTTTCTGCTGTCAAAATAAAACATCTGAGAGAACTAATGAACAATACGTATAAGGTTGTAACTCAGGATGCCCCCAGAAAAAAGGTGCAGATCGAGATTCTTCAGCAGGCCTCTGATGAAGATGAACTCACAAATATGCTAGGCGTGCTCCCCATGGACGGAGATTCTGAGAGTGCAGATATACTTAGGAAATATCTTATCAATCAGAAAGAATCTGAGACCCGAGATGGAGAGAACTTGCAAACAAACCTTGAGCTAGCGACATTGACGTTCATTGGTGATAAGAACCAGACATTAAGTTCAGATGAAGTGGTTCTCATGATGAGGAAAGAGATCGACGAGTTAGATTGGAACGATGACCGATGTGAACTTCTTATCCACAGTAGTTTGGAAAATGGGTTACACGGTGTTGAATGGCTATTAATGCATAATGAGGATATCTCTGAAGTTCTTCATGATATCGCCGGGAAAGTCGGGAAGAAGAACAAAGCTCAACGACTCGAATACATTCTTTATGTTCTTGGGGAGGAGGAGCCCCTTCAAACTCTGTCGGAAAATGAAAGTATTCAGCAGTATAAATTGAACTATGAAGAATTCCTTGAAAATATCAACAATCCTGTTGAAGAGAGAGTGGGTCGATATGGTGCCAGTGATACGATTCATTACCCAGATGGAGAAACTACGTATGACGAACTATTAGGAGACCAGGAAAAGACTGAGAAAGTGTTGAATAGCCTGAATGAAGCAATACTTCCAGATACAGGTGTTGAATTAGGAAGAACAAACCCGAAGATGTACTTCAGAGCAGCAGAATTGGTTAAAATTGCGAATGTGACCGGCCTCACTAACGATTAG
- a CDS encoding transcriptional regulator: MTRSAYHILESLAEAQETKLKIQSPAIIAYNLDYTQENVARKLSDLNEYGLVEKIESGRYQITGQGLEYLQGELSTKELE, from the coding sequence ATGACTCGAAGTGCGTATCATATTTTAGAATCGTTAGCTGAAGCTCAAGAGACGAAACTTAAAATCCAGTCTCCTGCGATCATCGCATATAATCTGGACTATACACAGGAAAACGTTGCACGGAAATTGTCTGATTTAAACGAATATGGATTAGTGGAGAAAATCGAAAGCGGTCGGTATCAGATTACCGGTCAGGGCCTTGAATATCTTCAGGGAGAGTTGTCTACAAAGGAACTGGAATGA
- a CDS encoding tyrosine-type recombinase/integrase, which produces MSDELEPMKPREAVDMWIDRLQSTRADETLKSYRYRLKPFLEWCNSEGIDNLNDLTSRDIFQYDSHRRSKGLKVSTLNNQIGTLKQFIEFCERIDAVPEGLPAKVEVPSVKLADRVNDELLSANRAETIRENLHLYQRASRRQAMFELLWHTGCRLGGLRSLDLRDCFFEQSDLERLRHQDDIEKDALEAVDVPFVYFRHRPETPLKNKREGERPVALEQEVADRVQEYIDINRVERTDSDDRKPLFTTEKGENARVSKSSIRREVYIMTQPCQWGSCPHDRNISKCEAREHGHEARCPSSRSPHPLRTGAITHMRDQGWPPEVVAERVNATPEVIREHYDHPDPIRRMQSRREFLTEDSA; this is translated from the coding sequence ATGAGCGACGAACTCGAGCCGATGAAACCACGGGAAGCCGTGGACATGTGGATCGATCGGCTGCAGTCCACGCGGGCTGACGAGACGCTCAAGAGCTACCGCTATCGGCTGAAACCGTTTCTCGAGTGGTGTAACTCGGAAGGAATCGACAATCTGAATGATCTCACCAGCCGTGACATCTTCCAATATGACTCACATCGGCGGTCTAAGGGGCTGAAGGTATCGACGTTAAATAACCAGATCGGCACGCTCAAGCAGTTCATTGAGTTTTGCGAACGGATCGATGCGGTCCCGGAGGGACTTCCGGCGAAGGTCGAAGTCCCGTCAGTCAAGCTGGCCGATCGAGTCAATGACGAGCTGCTGTCCGCCAATCGTGCCGAGACAATCCGAGAGAATCTACACCTCTACCAGCGCGCGTCGCGACGGCAAGCGATGTTCGAACTGCTTTGGCATACCGGCTGCCGTCTCGGTGGGCTGCGCTCGCTTGATCTTCGTGATTGCTTTTTCGAGCAATCGGACCTCGAGCGGCTTCGCCATCAGGACGATATCGAGAAAGATGCGCTCGAGGCGGTCGACGTGCCATTTGTCTACTTCCGCCACCGACCGGAGACGCCGCTGAAGAACAAGCGCGAGGGAGAGCGTCCGGTGGCGCTCGAGCAAGAAGTTGCCGACCGAGTGCAGGAATACATCGACATAAATCGAGTCGAGCGAACTGATTCGGACGATCGAAAGCCCCTGTTCACGACCGAGAAAGGCGAGAACGCCAGAGTATCGAAGTCGAGCATCCGGCGGGAGGTCTACATCATGACTCAACCCTGTCAGTGGGGTTCCTGTCCTCACGATCGGAATATCTCGAAGTGCGAAGCCCGGGAGCACGGCCACGAGGCACGGTGTCCTTCGAGCCGATCACCGCACCCGCTTCGAACCGGCGCAATCACGCACATGCGCGATCAGGGTTGGCCGCCAGAAGTCGTCGCGGAGCGAGTGAACGCCACC